A single window of uncultured Pseudodesulfovibrio sp. DNA harbors:
- a CDS encoding type ISP restriction/modification enzyme → MTALQKILDTYREAAATEREKGTYFEELTICYLKNEATYKDLYSDVWTYADWAEREGLAKRDTGIDLVAKTRGTDEFHAIQCKLYAEDHTLQKSDIDSFFTASGKKYFTNRIIVCTTNKWSKPAEDALSNQHPPVNKIDLHDLESSQIDWAQYQPKEAPTLKPRKVLREHQRLALEAVIKGLTTADRGKLIMACGTGKTFASLKIAEKLAGKGKRVLFMVPSLALLSQTLTEWTQECATPLHSFAVCSDSDVGKKRKKDDDSVQTFTHELRYPATTAPDRLAKEMEKRHDAQHMSVVFSTYHSIEVLGVAQHEYGLPEFDLIICDEAHRTTGATFGGDDESHFVKVHENRFIQAAKRIYMTATPRIYGDSAKATAERDDITLCSMDNAVQYGKTLYTINFSEAVKLGLLCDYKVLVLAVEEKHVSRRIQDLLKDGDNQLRVDDAAKIVGCWKALSKQDVTNDLVDDDAPMKRAVAFCQVIDIPTKARTHKVSSRNIANMFQKVVESYQKAEGYDLASSLKCEAEHVDGSMNASAKEAKLDWLRAELPENTCRILSNVRCLSEGVDVPALDAVLFLTPRNSQVDVVQSVGRVMRTTPDKKKKRGYVILPVVIPADMEPHAALNDNVTYKVVWQVLQALRSHDDRFDAMVNKLDLIGQDSRKMEVIAITDRINAKTAAKEGQTGKNEYGLGSPEQQRRDPEAVQLKLEIGDIERAIYAKLVQKCGNRHHWEDWANDIAKIAQTHIGRIETILEDKSHKKEREAFAAFAEELRDDLNDSITDGEVIEMLAQHLITKPVFDALFEGYSFAENNPISQAMQGVLDVLQEHRLDKEADTLEAFYDSVKLRAEGIENAAGKQKIVVELYEKFFKNAFPKMTDRLGIVYTPVEVVDFIIHSVNDVLGKEFGQTIGSEGVHIIDPFTGTGTFITRLLQSGLITLGQLPHKYKNEIHANEIILLAYYIAAINIEAVYHTLVGGEYEPLEGICLTDTFQLYEKEDLISAMLEDNSNRRIRQKELDIKVIVGNPPYSAGQSSANDNNQNIVYPHLDSRINGTYADQSKATLSKGLYDSYIRAIRWASDRIGSNGVIGYVSGSGYLEKPAMDGLRKCLANEFSSIYVLNLRGDIRKNMLSKGRAKEGQNIFGSGSMTGIAITLFVNNENAHERGVIKYYDIGDDLTQDEKLNKLSILGSVKEISENNSWQIISPNQHGDWLKQRDSNISDYILIGDKKGKGEKLFENYSLGVVTNRDAWCYNASRDVVSKSISRMIAFYNDEVKKFEAVHQSETVKQRKSLVNNFITTDSTQISWTRALKNNLAKGVEFDYDGKSLTQTLYRPFTKRWLYFNRDLNEVVSQMPSFFPQDGSSNKVICVSGVGARSGFSVLISNILPDLQVMDNGQTFPLYLYKEDIPTKPQKQVGLFDEPTTQEVTRTKREAITSEGLNEFQQAYPSEAISKEDVFYYVYGLLHSPDYRDRFENNLSKELPRIPCVKTAVDFWAFSKAGRDLADLHLNYETVDMYPVTVDTDGKELTDEQYRVVKMKYGKGKDKTTLIYNAHITLKGIPLEAYDYVVNGKPALDWVVERQCVKTDKASGIVNDANDWAIETMHNPRYPLELFMRVITVSLETMKIVNGLPELDI, encoded by the coding sequence ATGACCGCCCTGCAAAAAATACTTGATACCTACCGAGAAGCCGCTGCCACCGAACGCGAGAAAGGCACCTACTTTGAGGAACTGACTATCTGCTATCTCAAAAATGAGGCCACCTACAAAGACCTGTACAGCGATGTATGGACGTATGCGGATTGGGCCGAGCGTGAAGGGTTGGCAAAAAGGGATACCGGCATTGACCTTGTGGCAAAGACGCGAGGCACGGACGAATTTCATGCCATTCAGTGTAAACTCTATGCCGAGGACCACACGCTCCAAAAGAGCGACATAGACAGCTTCTTTACGGCTTCCGGCAAAAAGTATTTCACAAACCGCATTATCGTTTGCACCACGAATAAGTGGAGCAAGCCCGCCGAAGACGCCCTCAGCAACCAGCACCCGCCGGTCAACAAAATTGACCTGCACGACCTTGAAAGCAGTCAAATAGACTGGGCGCAATATCAGCCGAAGGAAGCTCCTACCCTCAAGCCTCGCAAGGTATTGCGTGAACACCAAAGACTTGCTCTTGAAGCTGTCATAAAAGGCCTGACTACTGCCGACAGGGGCAAGCTCATTATGGCTTGCGGTACCGGCAAGACCTTTGCCAGCCTCAAAATTGCCGAAAAATTGGCGGGCAAAGGAAAACGGGTCCTGTTCATGGTGCCGAGCCTCGCCCTTCTCTCCCAGACCCTCACGGAATGGACGCAGGAGTGTGCAACGCCTCTTCATAGCTTTGCCGTCTGTTCCGACAGTGACGTAGGGAAAAAACGCAAAAAGGATGACGATAGCGTCCAGACCTTCACCCATGAGCTGCGCTATCCCGCCACAACTGCACCCGATAGGCTGGCAAAGGAAATGGAGAAACGCCATGACGCCCAGCACATGAGCGTGGTTTTTTCCACCTATCATTCCATTGAGGTACTCGGCGTTGCCCAGCATGAATACGGCTTGCCGGAATTCGACCTGATTATTTGCGATGAAGCGCACAGGACCACGGGCGCGACCTTTGGGGGGGACGATGAAAGCCATTTCGTCAAGGTCCACGAAAACCGATTCATACAGGCCGCCAAACGAATCTACATGACGGCCACCCCGCGCATTTATGGCGATAGCGCAAAGGCCACCGCCGAACGGGATGACATTACACTTTGCTCCATGGACAATGCAGTGCAGTACGGGAAGACACTGTACACCATCAACTTTTCCGAGGCCGTCAAACTTGGTCTGTTGTGTGATTACAAAGTTTTGGTGCTGGCCGTGGAAGAGAAACATGTCAGCCGCCGTATTCAAGACCTGCTCAAGGATGGGGATAATCAACTCAGGGTTGACGATGCGGCTAAAATTGTCGGTTGCTGGAAGGCCCTTTCCAAGCAGGACGTGACCAACGATCTTGTGGACGATGACGCCCCCATGAAACGGGCCGTGGCCTTTTGTCAGGTCATTGATATTCCGACGAAGGCCCGCACCCACAAGGTCAGCTCACGGAACATTGCGAACATGTTTCAAAAGGTTGTGGAGAGCTACCAGAAGGCCGAAGGCTATGACCTGGCTTCAAGTCTCAAGTGCGAAGCCGAACATGTGGACGGCTCCATGAACGCCAGCGCGAAAGAGGCGAAGCTCGACTGGCTCCGGGCCGAACTACCTGAAAACACCTGCCGTATTTTGAGCAACGTCCGTTGCCTTTCCGAAGGCGTGGACGTTCCCGCACTTGATGCCGTCTTGTTCCTTACTCCCCGCAATTCGCAGGTTGACGTGGTCCAGTCCGTGGGCCGCGTCATGCGCACTACCCCAGACAAAAAGAAAAAGCGCGGGTATGTCATTCTTCCAGTTGTCATTCCAGCAGACATGGAACCCCATGCGGCCCTAAATGACAATGTGACCTACAAAGTGGTCTGGCAGGTTTTGCAGGCTTTGCGCTCCCACGATGACCGCTTTGACGCCATGGTCAACAAGCTGGATCTTATCGGTCAGGACTCCCGCAAAATGGAAGTCATCGCCATTACGGACAGAATCAATGCGAAAACCGCTGCGAAGGAAGGCCAGACCGGCAAGAATGAATACGGCCTGGGCTCTCCGGAACAGCAACGGCGCGACCCGGAAGCGGTGCAACTCAAGCTTGAAATCGGCGACATTGAACGGGCCATCTATGCCAAGCTGGTACAGAAATGCGGCAACAGGCATCACTGGGAAGACTGGGCGAATGACATTGCCAAAATCGCACAGACCCACATTGGTCGCATTGAAACCATTCTTGAAGATAAGTCGCACAAGAAGGAACGTGAAGCTTTTGCGGCTTTCGCCGAGGAGTTAAGGGACGACCTGAATGATAGCATCACTGATGGCGAAGTTATTGAAATGTTGGCCCAGCATCTCATCACAAAACCAGTCTTTGATGCACTGTTTGAAGGATACAGCTTCGCTGAAAACAATCCCATTTCTCAAGCCATGCAAGGGGTGTTGGATGTCTTGCAGGAACATCGTTTGGACAAGGAAGCTGATACGCTTGAAGCATTCTATGACAGCGTGAAACTTCGGGCTGAAGGGATTGAAAACGCGGCTGGCAAGCAGAAGATCGTTGTTGAGCTATATGAGAAGTTTTTTAAGAATGCTTTCCCCAAAATGACTGATCGCTTAGGCATCGTCTACACACCTGTTGAGGTCGTGGATTTTATCATCCATAGCGTCAATGATGTGTTGGGAAAAGAATTCGGACAGACCATTGGCAGTGAAGGAGTGCATATTATCGACCCCTTCACTGGCACGGGGACATTTATCACACGCCTTCTGCAAAGTGGTTTGATCACTCTCGGTCAGCTTCCACACAAGTACAAGAATGAGATTCACGCCAATGAGATTATCTTACTGGCTTATTATATCGCGGCAATCAATATTGAAGCCGTTTACCACACGCTTGTTGGTGGCGAGTACGAGCCGCTTGAAGGGATTTGCCTTACTGACACTTTTCAATTGTATGAGAAGGAGGACTTGATAAGCGCAATGCTGGAAGACAACAGCAATCGCCGTATTCGTCAAAAAGAATTAGACATTAAAGTTATTGTGGGTAACCCGCCATATTCTGCTGGTCAGTCCAGTGCTAATGACAACAATCAAAACATTGTATACCCGCATCTCGACAGTCGAATAAATGGTACATATGCAGATCAATCTAAAGCCACATTATCAAAGGGGTTATACGACAGCTATATACGTGCCATACGTTGGGCTTCCGATCGGATAGGTAGCAATGGGGTTATTGGCTATGTCTCTGGGTCTGGGTATTTAGAAAAACCTGCAATGGATGGTTTACGTAAATGTTTAGCTAATGAATTTTCAAGCATTTATGTACTTAATTTGAGGGGAGATATACGGAAAAACATGCTCAGCAAGGGGCGAGCAAAGGAAGGGCAAAACATATTTGGCAGTGGTAGCATGACTGGTATTGCGATCACCTTGTTTGTAAACAATGAGAACGCGCATGAAAGAGGGGTTATCAAATACTATGATATTGGTGATGACCTCACTCAAGATGAAAAGCTAAACAAACTTTCAATACTAGGCAGTGTTAAAGAAATATCAGAGAACAATAGCTGGCAAATCATTTCTCCTAATCAACACGGTGATTGGTTAAAGCAGCGTGATAGTAATATTTCAGACTATATTCTTATCGGAGACAAGAAGGGTAAAGGGGAGAAGCTGTTTGAGAACTATTCTTTAGGCGTGGTCACCAACAGAGATGCATGGTGTTATAATGCTTCTCGGGATGTTGTGTCTAAAAGTATTAGTCGAATGATTGCTTTTTATAATGATGAAGTAAAAAAGTTTGAGGCAGTTCATCAAAGTGAGACAGTCAAGCAACGAAAATCTTTAGTAAATAATTTTATTACCACTGACTCTACTCAAATAAGCTGGACCCGTGCTTTGAAGAACAACTTAGCAAAAGGAGTAGAGTTTGATTACGATGGAAAGAGCCTCACTCAAACGCTATATAGGCCATTTACTAAGCGGTGGCTTTATTTCAATCGGGATCTAAATGAGGTCGTTAGTCAGATGCCTAGCTTTTTCCCGCAAGATGGCTCATCCAACAAAGTAATTTGTGTGTCTGGTGTAGGTGCCAGAAGCGGATTTTCAGTTCTGATATCAAACATCCTTCCTGATCTTCAGGTGATGGACAACGGACAAACCTTTCCTCTTTACCTATATAAAGAAGATATTCCCACAAAACCACAAAAGCAAGTTGGGCTGTTTGATGAGCCGACCACTCAAGAGGTGACGCGGACCAAGCGAGAAGCCATCACCAGTGAGGGACTGAATGAGTTTCAACAAGCATACCCAAGTGAAGCCATCAGCAAGGAAGATGTTTTTTATTATGTATACGGGTTGCTTCACTCCCCTGACTATCGAGACCGATTCGAGAACAATCTTTCTAAAGAACTGCCACGCATCCCCTGCGTGAAGACAGCCGTCGATTTCTGGGCCTTTAGCAAAGCGGGCCGGGACTTGGCAGACCTGCACTTGAATTATG